In the Paramormyrops kingsleyae isolate MSU_618 chromosome 6, PKINGS_0.4, whole genome shotgun sequence genome, one interval contains:
- the mtg2 gene encoding mitochondrial ribosome-associated GTPase 2 isoform X1: protein MLLPRFSKLIARCFGRRWDLKENVRNMPHTTGRRGGMILSGCCRERLSVVGCFAASCSLCTTSRGSSRKKELSEKKLTSYFVDQRRVRLVAGSGGKGSCSFLSEPRKEWGGPDGGNGGDGGNVVIKVNQQVKSLSAIAPVYRGHDGQAGGSKNCFGRNANTTYIHVPVGTVIKENGNTMADLSREGQEYVAVYGGAGGKGNRFFLSNENRAPVTTTPGEKGQERVLQLELLTMAHAGLVGFPNAGKSSLLRAISNARPAVAAYPFTTLKPHVGIVQYQDYEQVAVADIPGIIRGAHLNRGLGVSFLRHIERCRFLLFVLDLSAADPGAQLRDLRFELDQYEPGLSRRPQAIVANKIDLPEARDSLAELRRHEKQRIIPVSALTGDNVEELLLHLRELYDGYLEAEQSSGMKPLRW, encoded by the exons ATGTTGCTACCTCGG TTTTCAAAGTTAATAGCACGATGTTTTGGACGAAGATGGGATTTAAAAGAAAACGTCAGGAATATGCCCCATACGACAGGACGGAGAGGTGGTATGATTTTGTCTGGGTGTTGCAGAGAAAGACTTAGTGTAGTTGGATGCTTCGCTGCTAGCTGCTCACTTTGCACCACGAGTCGGGGATCCAGTAGAAAAAAAGAACTTTCAGAGAAGAAATTG ACTAGCTACTTTGTTGATCAGCGCAGAGTAAGGTTGGTGGCTGGCTCCGGTGGCAAAGGGTCCTGCTCCTTCCTCAGTGAACCCAGGAAAGAGTGGGGAGGCCCAGATGGGGGAAACGGGGGCGACGGAGGAAATGTGGTCATTAAAG TTAATCAGCAGGTGAAGTCGCTGTCAGCAATTGCCCCGGTTTACCGAGGGCATGACGGACAGGCAGGGGGAAGCAAGAACTGCTTTGGCCGCAACGCGAACACGACCTACATCCAT GTGCCTGTCGGTACCGTGATAAAGGAGAACGGGAATACCATGGCAGACCTTTCCCGCGAAGGCCAGGAGTACGTCGCCGTGTACGGCGGAGCCGGGGGCAAGGGGAACCGCTTCTTCTTGTCGAACGAGAACCGGGCGCCGGTTACCACCACGCCGGGAGAGAAGGGCCAGGAGCGGGTGCTGCAGCTGGAGCTGCTCACCATGGCACATGCGGGACTG GTGGGCTTCCCCAATGCTGGGAAATCGTCCCTGCTGAGAGCCATCTCTAACGCCAGGCCGGCTGTGGCTGCCTACCCCTTCACCACACTCAAGCCACACGTAGGCATCGTGCAGTACCAGGACTATGAGCAGGTAGCAG TGGCTGACATCCCAGGGATCATCCGGGGCGCTCACCTGAACCGCGGCCTGGGCGTGTCCTTCTTGCGGCACATTGAGCGATGCCGGTTCCTGCTCTTCGTCCTGGACCTGTCTGCGGCTGATCCGGGGGCCCAGCTGCGCGACCTGCGCTTCGAGCTGGACCAGTACGAGCCTGGGCTGTCCCGACGCCCCCAGGCCATCGTGGCCAATAAGATAGACCTTCCTGAGGCCCGGGATAGCCTAGCTGAACTCAGGAGACACGAGAAGCAGAGGATCATCCCTGTTTCGGCACTTACGGGTGACAATGTGGAGGAGCTGCTCCTTCACCTTCGGGAGCTGTATGATGGGTACCTGGAGGCGGAGCAAAGCTCGGGGATGAAGCCTTTGAGGTGGTAG
- the mtg2 gene encoding mitochondrial ribosome-associated GTPase 2 isoform X3, protein MLLPRFSKLIARCFGRRWDLKENVRNMPHTTGRRGGMILSGCCRERLSVVGCFAASCSLCTTSRGSSRKKELSEKKLTSYFVDQRRVRLVAGSGGKGSCSFLSEPRKEWGGPDGGNGGDGGNVVIKVNQQVKSLSAIAPVYRGHDGQAGGSKNCFGRNANTTYIHVPVGTVIKENGNTMADLSREGQEYVAVYGGAGGKGNRFFLSNENRAPVTTTPGEKGQERVLQLELLTMAHAGLVGFPNAGKSSLLRAISNARPAVAAYPFTTLKPHVGIVQYQDYEQVAGSDDGCPTEELVSNVDKLVSGGLMEEAAAVGDSVDAAVEDSNGQSLRLLHMVQFIIGTVAWLMDTIIDDVCKACAAYCTNLRWHMLQRSGAILSSL, encoded by the exons ATGTTGCTACCTCGG TTTTCAAAGTTAATAGCACGATGTTTTGGACGAAGATGGGATTTAAAAGAAAACGTCAGGAATATGCCCCATACGACAGGACGGAGAGGTGGTATGATTTTGTCTGGGTGTTGCAGAGAAAGACTTAGTGTAGTTGGATGCTTCGCTGCTAGCTGCTCACTTTGCACCACGAGTCGGGGATCCAGTAGAAAAAAAGAACTTTCAGAGAAGAAATTG ACTAGCTACTTTGTTGATCAGCGCAGAGTAAGGTTGGTGGCTGGCTCCGGTGGCAAAGGGTCCTGCTCCTTCCTCAGTGAACCCAGGAAAGAGTGGGGAGGCCCAGATGGGGGAAACGGGGGCGACGGAGGAAATGTGGTCATTAAAG TTAATCAGCAGGTGAAGTCGCTGTCAGCAATTGCCCCGGTTTACCGAGGGCATGACGGACAGGCAGGGGGAAGCAAGAACTGCTTTGGCCGCAACGCGAACACGACCTACATCCAT GTGCCTGTCGGTACCGTGATAAAGGAGAACGGGAATACCATGGCAGACCTTTCCCGCGAAGGCCAGGAGTACGTCGCCGTGTACGGCGGAGCCGGGGGCAAGGGGAACCGCTTCTTCTTGTCGAACGAGAACCGGGCGCCGGTTACCACCACGCCGGGAGAGAAGGGCCAGGAGCGGGTGCTGCAGCTGGAGCTGCTCACCATGGCACATGCGGGACTG GTGGGCTTCCCCAATGCTGGGAAATCGTCCCTGCTGAGAGCCATCTCTAACGCCAGGCCGGCTGTGGCTGCCTACCCCTTCACCACACTCAAGCCACACGTAGGCATCGTGCAGTACCAGGACTATGAGCAGGTAGCAG gttCAGACGATGGATGCCCAACCGAAGAATTGGTCTCAAATGTCGATAAGCTTGTCAGCGGTGGATTAATGGAGGAGGCAGCGGCGGTGGGAGATTCCGTGGATGCTGCTGTCGAAGACTCCAATGGCCAAAGCTTGAGGCTTCTACATATGGTTCAATTTATTATAGGGACAGTGGCATGGCTTATGGACACAATAATCGATGATGTTTGTAAGGCGTGTGCAGCATACTGTACCAACTTACGCTGGCACATGTTACAACGGTCCGGAGCTATATTGTCTTCTTTATAA
- the mtg2 gene encoding mitochondrial ribosome-associated GTPase 2 isoform X2, with protein MPHTTGRRGGMILSGCCRERLSVVGCFAASCSLCTTSRGSSRKKELSEKKLTSYFVDQRRVRLVAGSGGKGSCSFLSEPRKEWGGPDGGNGGDGGNVVIKVNQQVKSLSAIAPVYRGHDGQAGGSKNCFGRNANTTYIHVPVGTVIKENGNTMADLSREGQEYVAVYGGAGGKGNRFFLSNENRAPVTTTPGEKGQERVLQLELLTMAHAGLVGFPNAGKSSLLRAISNARPAVAAYPFTTLKPHVGIVQYQDYEQVAVADIPGIIRGAHLNRGLGVSFLRHIERCRFLLFVLDLSAADPGAQLRDLRFELDQYEPGLSRRPQAIVANKIDLPEARDSLAELRRHEKQRIIPVSALTGDNVEELLLHLRELYDGYLEAEQSSGMKPLRW; from the exons ATGCCCCATACGACAGGACGGAGAGGTGGTATGATTTTGTCTGGGTGTTGCAGAGAAAGACTTAGTGTAGTTGGATGCTTCGCTGCTAGCTGCTCACTTTGCACCACGAGTCGGGGATCCAGTAGAAAAAAAGAACTTTCAGAGAAGAAATTG ACTAGCTACTTTGTTGATCAGCGCAGAGTAAGGTTGGTGGCTGGCTCCGGTGGCAAAGGGTCCTGCTCCTTCCTCAGTGAACCCAGGAAAGAGTGGGGAGGCCCAGATGGGGGAAACGGGGGCGACGGAGGAAATGTGGTCATTAAAG TTAATCAGCAGGTGAAGTCGCTGTCAGCAATTGCCCCGGTTTACCGAGGGCATGACGGACAGGCAGGGGGAAGCAAGAACTGCTTTGGCCGCAACGCGAACACGACCTACATCCAT GTGCCTGTCGGTACCGTGATAAAGGAGAACGGGAATACCATGGCAGACCTTTCCCGCGAAGGCCAGGAGTACGTCGCCGTGTACGGCGGAGCCGGGGGCAAGGGGAACCGCTTCTTCTTGTCGAACGAGAACCGGGCGCCGGTTACCACCACGCCGGGAGAGAAGGGCCAGGAGCGGGTGCTGCAGCTGGAGCTGCTCACCATGGCACATGCGGGACTG GTGGGCTTCCCCAATGCTGGGAAATCGTCCCTGCTGAGAGCCATCTCTAACGCCAGGCCGGCTGTGGCTGCCTACCCCTTCACCACACTCAAGCCACACGTAGGCATCGTGCAGTACCAGGACTATGAGCAGGTAGCAG TGGCTGACATCCCAGGGATCATCCGGGGCGCTCACCTGAACCGCGGCCTGGGCGTGTCCTTCTTGCGGCACATTGAGCGATGCCGGTTCCTGCTCTTCGTCCTGGACCTGTCTGCGGCTGATCCGGGGGCCCAGCTGCGCGACCTGCGCTTCGAGCTGGACCAGTACGAGCCTGGGCTGTCCCGACGCCCCCAGGCCATCGTGGCCAATAAGATAGACCTTCCTGAGGCCCGGGATAGCCTAGCTGAACTCAGGAGACACGAGAAGCAGAGGATCATCCCTGTTTCGGCACTTACGGGTGACAATGTGGAGGAGCTGCTCCTTCACCTTCGGGAGCTGTATGATGGGTACCTGGAGGCGGAGCAAAGCTCGGGGATGAAGCCTTTGAGGTGGTAG